The following proteins come from a genomic window of Dreissena polymorpha isolate Duluth1 chromosome 1, UMN_Dpol_1.0, whole genome shotgun sequence:
- the LOC127846363 gene encoding toll-like receptor 4: protein MPGAHILFLFNLAYCGVSFAIHSFEECNTTGPRNGTLSTCGKNTTIAKCFYDLNITHAYNYEINAYIRCSRLNLSCIPDKYEFYTTINTTTLNGKACGLDLSHNLFEALPNNAFHDTTNLTFSNLLNLHLNENRLRFLSSNAFNGLIHLEYLNLTGNCLEWKSSFQYGVFNALKSIQVINLKRNRFNNFTDLDIELQNLTSLTMLYINPSNITGNLTFGPGFLNLKNLTIISLAGFRNNDCSVNQIPEGIFENTVNVKNISLRECNIIDVHVKAFFPLKATLEELDMSYNRQLNFTGLNKALEGLKFSSVLKTLRATKIYSELGLGIEFQADYLKTIKTLQNIETLNIDLNKIEVMNDAVFYPESQWPPSLRNLTLAGNRLTAGEYMTYGFMAENITNLDMSRQHLNYDPFAEYGRMDGTFDEKHALRREVRNSQNTNTNTFIIFFRNTTDWWFVFMTNPEVFNETCECDVNISKSLVCLPKNMGTLKWRESFIYSTISPALICGASRLKNLDISFNLFITWQGPVLGLANLESLDLSENYAKELKKEFFLGFPNLLHLNISGNMLGRCFSPAVNNESHLLFANLNSMRSIDMSLLKIFDLPDSLFRNMSQLEKLNLSNNYLTTWTTDLQSQCLYHLDVSGNKLATLPENLTTYLETLTTNNCNQGRNVTLVLSYNPLECSSCDKLPFLKWVLDTKVNVHREQHEFCLFEGGKQPLSTRADFRKAIDRLSSYCSDRSWQSWVIGSASAIFGVFCTACFGTVVYKNRWKLRYMYYNRKRRHTIKGFEHLFSNDAIISYAKGRASFIKNKVVPALEKNHGLKLWLVDRDSMPGVSVAEDVVHAIYSSRKTVLFIDDEYLTSSWCDYDMNMARIESLESKRDLIIVVLMEKLQLEYLPLKVMRFLRNERSLEYPDDDQYLETFWTNLAFEINS from the coding sequence ATGCCGGGAGCGCacattctttttctttttaacctTGCGTACTGCGGTGTCTCATTTGCAATCCACAGCTTCGAAGAATGCAATACCACGGGGCCACGAAATGGTACGCTATCCACATGTGGAAAAAATACAACAATTGCCAAATGCTTTTACGATCTCAATATTACCCACGCATATAATTATGAGATCAACGCATACATCCGATGTTCACGCCTGAATCTATCATGTATACCCGACAAATATGAATTCTATACCACAATAAATACCACAACGCTGAATGGGAAAGCTTGCGGCTTAGACCTGAGCCACAACCTGTTCGAAGCTCTTCCCAACAACGCATTTCACGAcacaaccaatttgacttttagcAATTTACTAAActtgcatttaaatgaaaatcgACTGCGTTTCTTGTCTTCGAATGCATTTAATGGATTAATACATTTGGAGTATCTGAACTTGACTGGAAACTGCCTGGAATGGAAAAGCAGTTTTCAGTACGGCGTGTTTAATGCATTGAAATCAATTCAAGTCATCAATCTGAAAAGAAATAGGTTCAACAATTTCACGGACTTAGATATAGAGCTTCAAAACCTGACAAGCCTGACTATGCTGTACATAAATCCTTCAAACATCACTGGGAACTTAACGTTTGGACCTGGCTTCCTGAATCTTAAGAATCTGACAATAATCAGTTTGGCTGGTTTCAGAAATAACGACTGCTCGGTTAACCAAATCCCAGAAGGTATATTTGAAAACACCGTGAATGTTAAAAATATTTCACTTAGAGAGTGTAATATCATCGACGTACATGTGAAAgctttttttcctttaaaggcCACTTTGGAAGAACTTGATATGTCGTACAACAGGCAACTGAATTTCACAGGATTAAATAAGGCACTCGAGGGCCTGAAGTTTTCTTCTGTTTTGAAAACACTGCGAGCCACGAAGATTTACAGCGAATTAGGACTTGGTATCGAGTTCCAGGCAGACTATTTGAAAACCATAAAAACGCTACAAAATATAGAAACACTAAACATAGATCTTAATAAAATAGAAGTTATGAACGACGCAGTATTTTATCCAGAATCACAATGGCCACCTTCTTTGCGAAACCTCACACTAGCTGGGAATAGATTAACAGCTGGAGAATATATGACATACGGTTTCATGGCAGAAAATATAACGAATCTAGATATGTCAAGACAACATCTTAATTATGACCCCTTTGCAGAATACGGTCGGATGGATGGAACATTTGACGAAAAGCACGCTCTTCGCCGTGAAGTCAGGAATTCACAAAACACTAATACAAAtacgtttattattttttttagaaatactACAGATTGGTGGTTTGTTTTCATGACGAATCCCGAGGTATTCAATGAAACTTGCGAATGTGATGTCAATATATCTAAGAGTCTAGTGTGCCTGCCGAAAAATATGGGAACATTAAAATGGAGAGAAAGTTTCATATATTCAACGATCTCACCGGCTTTAATCTGTGGCGCTTCTCGTTTGAAAAATTTGGACATCTCTTTTAACCTCTTTATCACCTGGCAAGGCCCAGTGTTGGGTCTCGCCAACCTAGAATCACTTGACCTCTCAGAAAACTACGCTAAAGAATTGAAAAAGGAGTTCTTTTTGGGGTTTCCAAATCTCTTACACTTGAATATATCGGGAAATATGTTAGGTAGATGCTTCAGTCCTGCGGTTAACAACGAGTCGCATTTACTCTTTGCCAATCTAAATAGTATGCGGTCGATTGACATGTCGTTATTAAAAATCTTTGACTTACCAGATTCATTGTTTAGAAACATGTCACAGCTGGAAAAATTGAACCTCAGCAACAATTATTTAACAACCTGGACAACAGATCTCCAAAGCCAATGTCTTTATCATCTAGATGTTTCTGGAAATAAGTTAGCGACGCTACCTGAAAATCTCACAACGTATCTCGAGACTCTCACCACAAACAACTGTAACCAAGGTCGAAATGTGACGCTCGTTCTTAGCTATAACCCACTAGAATGTTCCTCCTGTGATAAACTTCCGTTTTTAAAGTGGGTTCTCGATACCAAGGTGAATGTACACAGAGAACAACAcgaattttgtttatttgaagGGGGTAAACAGCCTTTGAGTACTAGAGCGGACTTCAGAAAGGCTATAGACAGACTTTCGTCATACTGCTCCGACAGATCATGGCAAAGTTGGGTTATAGGTAGTGCGAGTGCTATATTTGGAGTTTTTTGTACAGCATGCTTTGGTACAGTTGTATACAAAAACCGATGGAAACTGAGATACATGTATTATAACAGAAAACGCAGACATACTATTAAAGGATTTGAGCATCTTTTCTCTAATGACGCAATTATTTCGTATGCAAAGGGAAGAGCTAGTTTCATCAAAAACAAAGTGGTACCCGCTTTAGAAAAAAACCATGGACTTAAATTGTGGTTGGTTGATCGCGACAGCATGCCGGGGGTATCGGTAGCTGAAGATGTTGTTCACGCCATCTACTCCAGCAGAAAGACTGTTCTTTTCATCGACGATGAATATCTGACCAGTTCCTGGTGCGATTATGATATGAACATGGCTCGTATTGAGTCCTTAGAGTCCAAAAGGGACTTGATCATTGTGGTATTGATGGAAAAATTGCAACTGGAATATCTTCCGTTGAAGGTTATGAGATTCCTTCGAAATGAACGTTCACTCGAGTACCCAGATGACGATCAATATCTAGAGACATTCTGGACAAATCTTGCATTTGAAATTAATAGTTAA